In the genome of Aspergillus flavus chromosome 8, complete sequence, one region contains:
- a CDS encoding transferase family protein, protein MAIFEHVQDVIGQLPVLKSYSHMLICFPVQDDKREVALQELERAVRLVMKTFPYLSGRVINEGSGAGSSGTFKVTTYKEWESETHVFVRIQDRTSDCPGYDELCSAQGPSSMLPGHLLSSRVAFPETYQDTEDDPAPVLDFQANIVRGGLLLDLAAQHNIIDGTGIFQIINLLATALRGDQFPLFQLHEGNRDRRDLIRLLGPDEPLLDHSELKPPVIMKAPPPSDILAPYKWRYYRFPVDSVNKIRDLANSKPEDFDPSTESLSVNDAITAFCWQRITAIRLRKLETPGAFSKLSRAVDFRRIMRLTPAYLGHMVRVCNTRLTFEAIVESSLSRLASLLRKDVQEISNEYALRSYVTFIANEPDKSDIAYGGSFNAQTDFSCSSIAHVKAPDFGPLGKPGLMRRPTFQPLPCSSYIAPMLHGEGMEGLFCLHESEIEALAEDEMWKELVEYIG, encoded by the coding sequence ATGGCTATCTTCGAACATGTTCAGGATGTCATCGGCCAACTGCCGGTTCTCAAAAGTTACAGTCATATGTTAATATGTTTCCCTGTCCAGGATGATAAGCGCGAAGTCGCCCTCCAGGAACTCGAGCGCGCAGTCCGCCTCGTGATGAAGACGTTTCCGTATCTCTCTGGAAGAGTTATCAATGAGGGCAGTGGTGCTGGAAGTTCCGGGACGTTCAAGGTCACAACCTACAAAGAATGGGAATCTGAAACCCATGTCTTCGTACGTATTCAAGATCGCACAAGTGATTGTCCTGGTTATGACGAACTTTGCTCCGCCCAGGGGCCATCATCCATGTTGCCAGGGCATTTGTTGAGTTCACGAGTGGCGTTTCCGGAAACCTACCAGGACACAGAGGATGACCCGGCTCCTGTCCTGGACTTCCAGGCAAACATCGTTCGCGGCGGATTGTTGCTGGACTTGGCCGCGCAGCATAATATTATTGACGGGACGGGGATTTTCCAAATCATAAACTTATTGGCCACCGCTTTACGTGGAGACCAATTCCCTCTTTTTCAACTCCACGAAGGAAACCGCGACCGTCGTGATTTAATTCGATTGCTCGGCCCAGATGAGCCTCTCCTCGACCATAGCGAGCTCAAACCTCCTGTCATTATGAAGGCGCCTCCCCCGTCAGACATTCTGGCCCCTTACAAATGGCGATACTACCGCTTCCCGGTGGACTCGGTGAACAAAATCCGAGATCTGGCAAACAGTAAGCCAGAAGATTTCGATCCCTCTACAGAATCCCTTTCTGTAAACGATGCCATCACTGCATTTTGCTGGCAACGGATCACGGCTATCCGTCTGAGAAAGCTAGAAACTCCCGGCGCATTCTCAAAGCTCAGCCGAGCTGTAGATTTCCGGCGTATTATGAGACTCACCCCGGCCTACTTAGGCCATATGGTCCGCGTCTGCAATACGCGCCTTACTTTTGAAGCCATCGTCGAAAGCTCCCTTTCGCGGCTTGCTTCGCTCCTCCGCAAGGACGTGCAGGAAATCAGCAATGAGTATGCCCTCCGTAGCTATGTTACGTTCATCGCAAACGAGCCGGATAAGTCCGATATTGCGTATGGCGGGTCATTCAATGCGCAGACGGACTTTTCCTGTTCGTCAATTGCTCATGTTAAGGCTCCTGATTTCGGGCCGCTAGGAAAGCCTGGACTGATGAGGAGACCGACATTCCAGCCTTTGCCTTGTTCGTCGTATATTGCTCCGATGTTGCATGGAGAGGGCATGGAGGGCCTGTTTTGTTTGCATGAGAGTGAAATTGAGGCTTTGGCGGAGGATGAGATGTGGAAGGAATTGGTTGAGTATATTGGATAG